A genomic region of Leptospira barantonii contains the following coding sequences:
- a CDS encoding NUDIX domain-containing protein: MSKHGFFQITQKLFLRKGDELLILRDRKSGLGDLPGGRMNEDEFFEDWKLSMEREIEEELGPNVQVKISPKPLFVHKHRVNEGNFPCIIIAYHADFIGGEIVLSDEHDYIAWENVHSYRPSPLFTEYMLDAINLYLKEYASLVH; this comes from the coding sequence TTGAGCAAACACGGCTTTTTTCAAATTACTCAAAAACTTTTCTTGAGAAAAGGGGACGAACTTCTAATTCTCAGAGACCGTAAATCCGGTTTAGGCGATCTTCCCGGCGGAAGAATGAACGAGGACGAATTCTTCGAAGACTGGAAACTCAGCATGGAACGGGAAATCGAGGAAGAATTGGGCCCGAACGTTCAAGTCAAAATTTCTCCGAAACCGTTGTTCGTTCACAAACACAGAGTGAACGAAGGAAATTTTCCCTGTATCATCATCGCATATCACGCCGATTTTATCGGAGGTGAGATCGTTCTTTCCGACGAACACGATTACATCGCCTGGGAAAACGTTCATTCCTATCGCCCGAGTCCTTTGTTTACGGAATACATGCTCGACGCGATCAATCTGTATCTTAAGGAATATGCCTCTTTAGTGCATTAG